A genomic stretch from Nitrospirota bacterium includes:
- a CDS encoding DUF2254 domain-containing protein yields MHAVGKAKLSALWDSLRTSYWFVPMLMAVASVALWAVVYYLDIRLEDRRVARLGWIYAGGPDGAREVLSAVAGSMITVTGVVFSITIVALTLASQQFGPFLLRNFMRDKGNQVVLGTFIATFIFCLLTLRTVRGTDTVVFVPHLLVSASVLLAMLSIGVLIYFIHHVSAFIQASNIISVVSRDLEESIDRLFPERLGLGVPSPREEDIPKRFEAESRPVGARGYGYIKAVDSDSLLETAGEDDLVIRLVKRPGDFVGEGDIIAAVWPVERADQDLDAAVNEAFMLGSQRTATQDVEFVFNQLVEVAVRSLSPGINDPFTAIICIDHLGQGLRRMAGRSIPSPFRYAGDGTLRVIAFPVTFPEMVATTFDQIRYYGRSSAAVARRLLETIITIAPHIRREEDRGALLLQAEMIERGSREDIPEEEDRKEITKRYRAAREALTPERIVV; encoded by the coding sequence ATGCATGCTGTTGGAAAAGCAAAGCTCAGCGCCCTCTGGGACTCCCTCCGTACGAGCTACTGGTTCGTTCCCATGCTCATGGCGGTTGCTTCAGTGGCGCTCTGGGCTGTCGTTTACTATCTCGACATCCGGTTGGAAGACAGGCGTGTCGCCCGCCTCGGCTGGATATACGCCGGCGGACCCGACGGTGCGCGCGAAGTGCTTTCAGCGGTGGCAGGGTCGATGATCACCGTCACCGGCGTCGTCTTTTCGATCACCATCGTCGCGCTCACCCTCGCTTCGCAGCAGTTCGGCCCCTTTCTCCTCCGCAATTTCATGCGCGACAAGGGCAACCAGGTCGTCCTCGGCACCTTCATCGCAACCTTCATCTTCTGCCTGCTCACGTTGAGGACGGTGCGGGGTACGGATACCGTCGTTTTCGTGCCCCATCTCCTCGTCTCCGCGAGCGTCCTGCTGGCGATGCTCAGCATCGGCGTCCTCATCTACTTCATCCACCACGTCTCCGCATTCATTCAGGCCTCCAACATCATATCGGTCGTCAGCCGCGATCTGGAAGAGTCGATAGACCGGCTCTTTCCCGAACGGCTCGGCCTTGGCGTGCCTTCACCCCGGGAAGAGGATATCCCGAAACGCTTCGAAGCAGAATCCAGGCCTGTCGGAGCACGCGGCTACGGCTACATAAAAGCGGTCGATAGCGATTCCCTGCTCGAAACGGCGGGGGAAGACGACCTTGTCATCCGCCTGGTAAAACGTCCGGGAGATTTTGTGGGGGAGGGCGACATCATCGCCGCGGTCTGGCCGGTAGAACGGGCCGACCAGGACCTGGACGCGGCGGTCAACGAGGCGTTCATGCTCGGCTCCCAGCGCACGGCAACACAGGATGTGGAGTTCGTCTTCAACCAGCTCGTCGAAGTCGCTGTCCGCTCGCTCTCGCCGGGAATAAACGATCCCTTCACCGCGATCATCTGCATAGACCACCTCGGCCAGGGACTACGCCGGATGGCGGGAAGATCGATCCCCTCTCCGTTCCGCTACGCCGGGGACGGCACGCTCCGCGTCATCGCCTTCCCGGTCACCTTTCCCGAGATGGTCGCGACCACCTTCGACCAGATACGGTACTACGGACGGTCGAGCGCAGCTGTAGCCAGGCGCCTCCTCGAAACGATCATTACCATCGCTCCCCATATCCGGCGGGAGGAGGACCGCGGTGCGCTCCTCCTCCAGGCAGAGATGATCGAGCGCGGAAGCCGTGAAGACATTCCCGAAGAGGAAGACCGGAAGGAGATCACGAAGCGGTATCGGGCAGCGCGCGAGGCGCTCACCCCCGAACGCATCGTCGTGTAG